The DNA sequence GCGAACGTCCACCCCAGCGACGTGCACGGTCATCCACGAGCGTGCAAGGTCGCCATTGCGGCTGGCGATGGCCTCGTAGACCGCCCGGTGCTGTTCCAAGATGCGGGTCACCCACGCCCTCCCTTTGGGTCCGACTCAGCGACGCGGCGAGGCCTACGGAGAGCTCCACCACCTCACCACTGTTCGCCCGCCCGGTCATCGCCATCGTGCCCGTCGCCATCCTGTCCGCGCTCATCGAGCGCACTGTCGTCTCCTACTTGTCGGCCGTATCCGTCAAGTAGCACCACGAGCTGCCCGCCTCCTCCACAT is a window from the Streptomyces sp. NBC_01244 genome containing:
- a CDS encoding FCD domain-containing protein; protein product: MTRILEQHRAVYEAIASRNGDLARSWMTVHVAGVDVRATPYRRPRGRVGAPVDRRA